CTCATACCAAAGTTTGCCATCCTCAATGCGCGTCTCTGCTGGTGGTTGCTGATTAGAGTTGGACCCCTGTGCCTGTGTAGAAAGAAAAGTAGGAGGATCATGTAACACCATGCATCTCACCTGCAGACTTTATTGGAAATCATAAGTAGCGAAAACTACACTTACACTTGAAGAGTCCCTTCCATAAGTCCCATCCGTTGAAGGCCCATTTTGGGCGTCATTTGAACTAGAAGCACTCGCGCCTGAGCTGCCGGTGACAGTCCCGATATGTGACGATATTCCGGTGGCACTATGAGACGTGTTATTTCCACTTGGACTGCTACTGTTGATTCCCCCACCGTTCAAGGACTGTTGGTGTGAGCGACTGACGGTAATTGGTTTACTGCGagagaataattttaaatcatgcTCAATCTCCTTGTCATCTAGTAAAAATACCAATTGCCCTGTGGTTGGTTTACGGCGCTTCTCTGGTACCGGTAACGGCTCATTGGGACGGCGGCGCAATTTGCGCGTGACTGTGGGCTTTACATCGATGTAGTCTCCGCTTAGCTCCATTGTGGCAAATTCGTGCTCGATCATCTTTTTGCGGTCCTCTAAATCCGATACaagattttcttttaattctGCTTTCTTCTCTTCATATTCCTTTTCTGCCGCGGCCATTTCTAGTTCGCAATCGCGTTCGGCACATTCAAGCATATAATCACGATGAAGTTCGTTTAGCAACAAACGATCCTCTAGCTCTGCTTTCAGGCGTTCTACAATGCGCAAATATTCGGGATGTTTCCGTTGCTTAAGCAATTCCAATTGTCCCATTAAATTAGCTAGCTTATCCTGATACATCTGTTCCTTAATTTCCATTCTCTCGTCAACTGTGTGTTGGTTACTCGAGCACCCAAGTTCACTTTCGCTTGCTTCTTCTGTATCTGCAATGATGAATAGCCGATCTATTAGAAAGATAAAAGTTGCTAGGGACCCAATAGCAGCACACACAagcttttcaaacaaaatgtatCATTGCTactttttatcaaaaatacCTTCCGCGCTTTCGCCATCGTTCTCTTGATCATTGTCCGGCAATGCATTTCTATGGTGATCACTTTCCATCATATGCTGCACACGGTTCGACATTTTAGCAGAAATAAACTAGAAGTATTGATTTAAATACTTTTTCGCCACTTGATTGGTCACAAAGCGTAGATGAAATTAAGAAATCAGGGTAATATTTAGGTACAATCAAGTGTGCGCTTACAGTTTAAGTCTTATAATTTATGCATTTCGCATGAGATATTTCAAGCTAAACGTTTACTGTAGGAATCAATGCAAATGTTTTTACGAGAAAAATGGTTaccaacaagaaaaacaagccGAATAACTAGGAATTgggtgagcatttttttagTTGTCAGTTTTCATTTGACACATTCATAACTTTCTTGGTGACTTTTGGCTGAATAGTACAAAGTAGAAATAACGTGTTTACTAACAAAGGATATACGCTGCATGCCTACACGATAATAATTTAAGATACCCAGATATCGGGTAGCGAGTAACATGAAATACGATCAAAGCAACGCGTGTGTTCAGATAGCATAGCGATTGTGGAACTCCAAcgcttttaaaataaatggGAAACATTGggttcaaaattaatttaaaatttatgatacTTTTAcacaaacatttttcaatttgtaaatttattttattgataaTAGTTATTTTTGAGATTAtgtataagaaaaaaataaaatatatttttatatatacagttttataaaaataaataagttgTACATAATAAATATACGACAacggtttcacttttcataCAGCTTTCAGCTGTCATTTTTGGGAATACTTTTAACCAGATGTCAGTAGTTATTGAAATTCGCATCTATTTTTCGCTTGCGAGTGTCCAAATTGCCAGCATGGATTTGCCGTAGTGCGCTTGCGGTTTTGTTTATATAGTACTTTGAaaattttatgtgttttaCTGTTATTGACGAGTTTCTACCCTTGTGATCAATTTTGCCCAGTCACACATTATCGGAAACAAACGAGATGGATTTCGGAAAGCTGTTGAATGTCGCCAAACGAAATACATCCACAGTGGGTCTGAATGGCGAGGTGAGTTTGAGAAAAAACATGAGTTTTTCCATACAAAAATAAGTTGTTGTAAATCAGAAACAATTAGAATGCCTTTCGTTGTAAGATTAGGATATAGGGATAGGTCACTCAATTTATAATCTTTATTGCGGATAAACTTGCGGATAATCTTTATTGCGGATATTGCTGAACAATGCACTTTGCTGTTTCGATTGCTCAATTGTTTGCTAAAATATTAGACGCTGGGAGCTCAGCGGTAACTACGATATTGTGTAGCCGTTATTATCATTCAACAGCTATGAAGAAATAAtgtttgatatttaaattttgttctCTTATGCACGATTCGCAGGGCCGATATTATTCCACCAAATTTGCcccaccgaaaaaggaaaataaagagaaaaagttaTCGGAAAACATTAAGaaatttttggccaaaaaagaagaagaggatAGATTGAAGAAATTAGAGACGAGACGCAAGGCGGAGGAGCTTATGGCAAAACGAGACGtcaaggcgaaaaaaaagatcgaaaaAATGTTGAAGGTCATAAAGTCGGCCAACAAATCAGTACTGGACGATGCTATCAATACACAGGACAACACGATCCTGTCGGCTGAACAGCCCGATGCGGATGACTATGGTTACACGTCCAACGTGGCATCAGAGTTCTACCAGCAGCTGATGAACAAATACAAAAGCAACCCCGAGGAACAGAAATTTAAGGAAGCCAAGAAGCGTACCATGTCAAAAGAGGACCTGGCGCTGACGAAAGCACGTGTAAAGGATGCCATTATGAAGCAGGTGGAAGAAGAGAGTACGCCGCGTTCCAGGAAATCTCGGTTGTTGGCGGGAAGTGGTGGTATTGATGATCGCGACGGACATGCGGGCACAATCCGACCCGGTCCAGATCCGTATGATCCAGTCGAAGAGCAGCGACGTCGCGCAAATGAGGTAGGTGCCAAGGTattgaaagatgaaaaaaaaaaagcacaaggcCGCAAGGCATGTGGGCCTCCACCGCCGCCTGATTTTGCAACGCTACTAAAGCTAGCCGAGCAAAAACAATTTGAACCCATCAAAATTGAAATACCTATTGAGAAACGGCGGGAACCAGAACGACTGATGACAAAACGTGAAAAGAAGGAGCACGATGAGCGAATGGCTTTCCTTGAGATGAAACGGCTTCGTGATCGTATCAAACAGGATCCAAAACTgtcggaaaaagaaaaacaaaataaattattgcgTCTAGAGACGTTACGGGCATCTAATGCGTCTAACTACAAGCGAATGTCTACCCCACTCGCTAATTCAATAGGCGGTAATTCGCTGCCTGGTAAATCAACTTCTACAAATGATGTTACAAGTGCAAAACCAGTGCTATCCGCGAATATCTGTGGTCGTACAacgtcttcttcttcagtcGCGTCAAAATCAGTTGAAACTCCTAACAAAATTTCCAAACGGTCCGATCCGAGCAGTTCTGACAGTGCTAAGAGGAATTCTATCGGTATCGATTCTCTGGCAGCAGCAAATCAGTCATCATTATCGGTTCAAggatc
This genomic interval from Anopheles nili chromosome X, idAnoNiliSN_F5_01, whole genome shotgun sequence contains the following:
- the LOC128728297 gene encoding protein SPT2 homolog; this translates as MDFGKLLNVAKRNTSTVGLNGEGRYYSTKFAPPKKENKEKKLSENIKKFLAKKEEEDRLKKLETRRKAEELMAKRDVKAKKKIEKMLKVIKSANKSVLDDAINTQDNTILSAEQPDADDYGYTSNVASEFYQQLMNKYKSNPEEQKFKEAKKRTMSKEDLALTKARVKDAIMKQVEEESTPRSRKSRLLAGSGGIDDRDGHAGTIRPGPDPYDPVEEQRRRANEVGAKVLKDEKKKAQGRKACGPPPPPDFATLLKLAEQKQFEPIKIEIPIEKRREPERLMTKREKKEHDERMAFLEMKRLRDRIKQDPKLSEKEKQNKLLRLETLRASNASNYKRMSTPLANSIGGNSLPGKSTSTNDVTSAKPVLSANICGRTTSSSSVASKSVETPNKISKRSDPSSSDSAKRNSIGIDSLAAANQSSLSVQGSKAKTVSSISKTSNVTSIDNKSSSPSIKPASSAQLSSVSQSQRSKTSASINGLVSSALKPSSNSLSSSSLGNGKLNAVNMLPSRSSTVGGRMKGTTETVVLKNEIRPSTVAAKQRPLAVVQTRHFSPSDVQRPLKRPAQTARASSAQRLLNTSNTISSKKRRVIDSDSEYDSEMDDFIDDGDCDEDYSSAIKEIFGYDKSRFRDERFDDEDYNMESSYAQQMHEEYISKKIGIMEDLEDMRMEEEEKRRKLVNKKALVKKK
- the LOC128728295 gene encoding sin3 histone deacetylase corepressor complex component SDS3; translated protein: MSNRVQHMMESDHHRNALPDNDQENDGESAEDTEEASESELGCSSNQHTVDERMEIKEQMYQDKLANLMGQLELLKQRKHPEYLRIVERLKAELEDRLLLNELHRDYMLECAERDCELEMAAAEKEYEEKKAELKENLVSDLEDRKKMIEHEFATMELSGDYIDVKPTVTRKLRRRPNEPLPVPEKRRKPTTGQLVFLLDDKEIEHDLKLFSRSKPITVSRSHQQSLNGGGINSSSPSGNNTSHSATGISSHIGTVTGSSGASASSSNDAQNGPSTDGTYGRDSSSVSAQGSNSNQQPPAETRIEDGKLWYERRWFHRGQPVHVEGRDIPRFSANISAIGIEAICVKKTSDGQKVRIFLSQLRRGKVAIKRRAN